The Clostridia bacterium genome contains a region encoding:
- a CDS encoding S-layer homology domain-containing protein: MKKLCLVVGLLLCLGFCDLSARAESEPIKVTIGTNFDYADIYMTEDKQKMADIVFYLDALWKTPENPVRENFIILDEQKDWYISVHKQDGTRDAFRLDENWFYIQIGKNPMYPGDAHRFNPGEFERFRTLITRMKSGETTNTILSAECSEWAKEDIETAHTLKFTLPWNEANYTLPINRLEVCQIAESFLNARGIETNVQISAPFDDTNDLAVAKLYHLGVINGKTETEFAPFDLITREELAKVLGKIVSLEQEKYAPSQLNPYLSELKEFKDEEQISDWAKEDVYTLRERGILQGKGAMEFVPKDYTTKEEVITCFNRISLWWDTQKLEPCGEKLTLEDFAGIRRGMDWNFVRYFIGDGISIGSGIHIVRYYTDDGLETTMWMPENTIPELRFYKKGGESATNEIAISYNADGSIRFPTDKELTVAELFQQEMLVALPETGIEKYTYNYWIEEIYEDGQLWFVKPYIETDIILNEAGYAEMTERLDAAYYRETKEDLEDGWVFGREWETDKATQDAVFYSYVDRYAWGTVSTSHWRYVYIDSIGEGLYRMRSMG; this comes from the coding sequence ATGAAGAAGCTGTGTTTGGTTGTTGGACTCTTGTTATGCCTCGGATTTTGCGACTTATCGGCACGTGCTGAAAGCGAGCCGATAAAGGTTACAATCGGGACAAATTTTGATTATGCCGATATTTATATGACTGAGGACAAGCAGAAAATGGCAGATATCGTGTTTTATCTTGATGCGTTGTGGAAAACACCCGAAAATCCGGTAAGAGAAAATTTTATAATTTTGGATGAGCAAAAGGACTGGTATATTTCGGTGCATAAGCAGGATGGCACGCGTGATGCTTTTCGTTTGGACGAAAACTGGTTTTACATTCAAATCGGGAAGAATCCGATGTATCCGGGAGACGCACATCGGTTTAACCCCGGTGAATTTGAGCGTTTTCGTACCCTTATTACAAGGATGAAAAGCGGAGAAACAACCAATACTATTTTGAGTGCGGAGTGTTCGGAATGGGCAAAAGAGGATATTGAAACTGCACACACATTAAAATTCACCTTACCCTGGAATGAGGCAAATTACACCTTGCCCATAAACCGTCTTGAGGTTTGCCAGATAGCAGAAAGCTTCTTAAATGCCCGCGGAATAGAAACAAATGTGCAAATTTCTGCTCCCTTTGACGATACAAATGATTTGGCAGTAGCAAAGCTGTATCATCTGGGTGTTATCAACGGCAAAACCGAAACAGAATTTGCACCATTTGATTTGATTACCCGTGAAGAGCTTGCCAAGGTTTTAGGAAAGATTGTTTCGTTGGAGCAGGAGAAATATGCACCTTCGCAGTTAAATCCCTATTTAAGCGAATTAAAAGAGTTTAAAGATGAAGAACAAATTTCGGATTGGGCAAAAGAAGATGTTTATACCTTGCGTGAACGCGGAATTTTGCAGGGAAAAGGCGCTATGGAATTTGTTCCGAAGGATTATACCACAAAAGAAGAGGTTATTACTTGTTTTAATCGCATATCCCTTTGGTGGGACACTCAAAAATTAGAGCCTTGCGGTGAAAAATTGACACTTGAAGATTTTGCAGGCATCCGTCGCGGTATGGATTGGAATTTCGTGCGTTATTTTATAGGTGACGGGATTTCAATAGGGTCAGGTATTCATATTGTCAGATATTATACCGATGACGGCCTTGAAACGACAATGTGGATGCCGGAAAACACCATTCCTGAATTAAGGTTTTACAAAAAAGGCGGAGAAAGTGCTACGAATGAAATTGCAATTTCATACAATGCAGATGGCAGTATCCGTTTCCCGACAGATAAAGAGCTTACCGTAGCTGAACTTTTTCAGCAAGAGATGCTGGTGGCTTTGCCCGAAACGGGAATCGAAAAATATACATATAATTATTGGATAGAGGAAATTTACGAGGATGGTCAGCTGTGGTTTGTAAAACCGTATATAGAAACCGATATCATTTTAAACGAGGCGGGGTATGCAGAAATGACAGAAAGGCTGGACGCCGCCTACTATCGCGAAACAAAAGAAGATTTGGAAGATGGTTGGGTGTTTGGCAGAGAATGGGAGACAGATAAAGCAACACAGGATGCCGTTTTCTATAGCTATGTAGACAGATACGCCTGGGGGACAGTGTCAACTTCACATTGGCGTTATGTGTATATCGACTCAATTGGCGAAGGCTTATACAGAATGCGCTCTATGGGATAA
- a CDS encoding helix-turn-helix transcriptional regulator → MCFVKKIYTAADGSNDFRVKFKLPVKEIAGQIGYENEYYFIRKFKEQTGMTPGQYKKSTLVP, encoded by the coding sequence TTGTGTTTTGTCAAGAAAATTTACACAGCTGCTGATGGCTCTAATGATTTCAGGGTCAAATTTAAACTTCCGGTCAAAGAAATTGCCGGACAAATCGGCTATGAAAATGAATACTATTTTATCCGAAAATTTAAAGAGCAGACGGGAATGACACCCGGGCAGTATAAAAAATCAACGCTTGTGCCGTAA
- a CDS encoding barstar family protein encodes MKIYNIYFSGVQTKDAFYEAIIRAMNFPDWCGKNADAIWDMMYMDVEYPAHVFLHDTETLTDYLEHDFSLLLETFEDAREKYKVDINVTCL; translated from the coding sequence ATGAAAATATATAATATTTACTTTTCGGGTGTACAAACCAAGGATGCATTTTACGAAGCCATTATCAGGGCAATGAATTTCCCGGATTGGTGCGGTAAAAATGCCGATGCCATTTGGGACATGATGTATATGGATGTAGAATACCCTGCTCATGTTTTTTTACATGACACCGAAACGCTCACCGACTATTTAGAACACGATTTTTCGCTTTTGCTGGAAACATTTGAAGACGCACGCGAAAAATACAAGGTAGATATAAATGTAACTTGCCTGTAA